A region of the Candidatus Thiopontia autotrophica genome:
CTGGAGTGATGTAAACTGACCAAACCTATGATTCGGCAATTTTTTGAAACAGTCTGGTACGACAGGCAGTGGTACAAAAAGAGACCACTCTATCTGCTGCCAATGATTGTGCTGCTCCCCGTAAGCTGGCTTTTCTGCCTGTTGGTGGAGATCCGTCGCAGCGGTTATCGCACAGGGCTGGTAAAGAGCAGAAGGGCGGCAGTGCCGGTTATTGTGGTTGGTAATATCACTGTCGGTGGCACCGGCAAGACCCCACTCATCATCGCTTTGGCCAGCTGGCTTCAGCAACAGGGATACCGTCCGGCTGTGATTAGCCGCGGTTATGGTCGCAAGAGCACAGAGGAGATATCCAGGGTAAGCGTAAATAGCAGTGCCGAAGAGGTAGGGGATGAGCCGCTACTGATCGCCTCCACAACCGGAGTACCGGTATATGTTGGAGTAGATAGAGTGACTGTTGCAGACCGGGCGGTTATGGACCAGAGCTGTGATCTGATCCTCTCTGATGATGGACTTCAACACTACAGAATGGGCAGGGATATAGAGATCGCAGTCATAGATGGCGAGCGTCGCCTGGGGAGCCGCCTCTGCCTGCCTGCAGGTCCTCTGCGTGAAAGGGCGAGTCGTCTGCAGCAGGTTGATGTTGTGGTGGTAAATGGCGATAACATGAGGCTCCAGCCGCAACCGCTCTATCTGTTGGGAGAGCAGTCTAGCGAGAAGATATCGCTGGATGATATTACAGGCAGGACCGTCCACGCCGTTGCCGGAATAGGCAACCCGGAGCGTTTTTTCACAATGTTGAGGAGCGCTGGTATCGAGGTAATTACCCATCCGTTTCCTGACCATCATCAGTATAATGCAGAGGAGCTGAATTTTGCCGATGGCCACCCTGTGGTCACCACAGAGAAGGATGCAGTCAAGATGAGAGAGCTGAATTTGGGGCAGGGGATAGATATCTGGGTAGCCCCGGTAACTGCAGAGCTGGACGAAAAGATTACACAAAAGCTGAAACAGAGACTAAGTAATCTCTGAAAAAGCCCCATGGGATGGGGGTTTGGGGGATAATCCCTTCCCCCATAGAACAACTTGTAAGGCTAATAGACAATGGTAGACAATAAATTACTCGCTATACTGGTGTGCCCACTGTGCAAGGGGCCTCTGGTCTACGACAAGCCAAAACAGGAGCTGATCTGCAGAGCAGACAAACTGGCCTATCCGATACGTGACGATATTCCGGTTATGCTGGAGGACGAGGCACGCAGAGTCAGCGCAGAAGAGCTTGAATGAAATTTAGTGTAATCATCCCTGCCCGTTACGGCTCCAGCCGGCTTCCAGGCAAGCCGCTACTAGATATAAATGGCAAACCAATGGTTGCCCATGTCTGGGAGCGAGCCAGAGAGAGTGGGGCCGAGAGAGTACTGGTTGCAACCGATGATGAGCGCATCAGAGAGGCAGTGACCGCGCTAGGGGCAGAAGTATGTATGACCAGAGCAGACCACACCTCTGGCACCGACAGGCTGGCAGAGGTCGCAGAACAGCTACAGCTGGACGCTGACGAGATTGTGGTAAACCTTCAGGGTGATGAGCCGCAGATGCCTGCGGAGTTGATCAGGCAGGTCGCAACAGATATGGACAGCCACCCTGATGCCTCTGTGACCACCCTATACCAGCCAATTACCGCACAGAGAGACCTCTTCGACCCAAATGCAGTAAAGGTGGTAATCGACGAGGCCGGTTATGCACTCTACTTCAGCCGTGCCCCCATCCCGTGGGACCGCGATAACTTTACCGACAATCAGCAGGGGCAGCCCACACGACACTACCGCCATATCGGGCTCTACGCCTACCGGGCGGGTTTTCTTCACCGCTACACCCAGTGGCCAGCAAGCCCGCTTGAACAGATAGAGTCACTGGAGCAGCTAAGAGTTCTCTGGAAAGGGGAGAAGATACATCTAAGTGAGGCCCTGCAGGACCCTGGTCACGGAGTAGATACCGCAGAAGATCTTGCCAGGGTAATGGTATAAACAAGATTAAAAACAATATTTATCTAACTGATAAAAAACCACAAAAATATCCAATTACATCTATTCTCAAAACAGCATGGCTTAATATAGCATTTTTGCTATAATTAGCCCATGAAGTGGCAGGTAGAGACGTTAAATCATGTGGTAGATCGAGAGCTGGAATCTCTGGAACCCTCACTGAAGGCCAGGTTCCTGCATATCAGCGAACTGCTGGAGACTTTCGGACCTGAGCGGGTTGGTGCACCGCATGTTAAGCATCTTGTTGATAAGCTCTGGGAAATCCGCATGAAAGGAAAGAGCGGCATAGCCCGAGCTATCTATGTCACAGTTACCGGTCGCCGGATTGTGGTTGTCCATGCCTTTGTAAAAAAGACGCAAAAGACCCCAAAGGCGGCCATCAGACTTGCGCTTGAACGTGTGAAGGAGATACAGATATGAGCAGTATTGCCAAACTTAAAAAGAAGTGGATGAAAGATCCAAAGGTCAACGAAGCCTTTGAAGAGATGGAGCCAGAATTCGAGGTTGCCCATGCCTTAATCGCTGCACGGGTCGAAGCTGGCCTCACCCAGGAGGAGGTTGCCAAACGCATGGGAACCACACAGTCCGTTGTCGCCCGCCTTGAGGGTGGCCGCACACTACCCAGTATCAAAAGCCTGTATCGGTATGCTGAGGCAACAGGAACAAAGCCGGTCATCCATCTTGTTCATGGCTGATCCACATCTCTGGGCAAGTAACAACCGACATCTATACTTCCCAGTTAGTGCCACAGTTTTTTCAAATACATTTTGCGGTGATTAAGGGGGGTATTCACCGCAAGGT
Encoded here:
- a CDS encoding type II toxin-antitoxin system RelE/ParE family toxin, translating into MKWQVETLNHVVDRELESLEPSLKARFLHISELLETFGPERVGAPHVKHLVDKLWEIRMKGKSGIARAIYVTVTGRRIVVVHAFVKKTQKTPKAAIRLALERVKEIQI
- the kdsB gene encoding 3-deoxy-manno-octulosonate cytidylyltransferase, which produces MKFSVIIPARYGSSRLPGKPLLDINGKPMVAHVWERARESGAERVLVATDDERIREAVTALGAEVCMTRADHTSGTDRLAEVAEQLQLDADEIVVNLQGDEPQMPAELIRQVATDMDSHPDASVTTLYQPITAQRDLFDPNAVKVVIDEAGYALYFSRAPIPWDRDNFTDNQQGQPTRHYRHIGLYAYRAGFLHRYTQWPASPLEQIESLEQLRVLWKGEKIHLSEALQDPGHGVDTAEDLARVMV
- a CDS encoding helix-turn-helix transcriptional regulator is translated as MSSIAKLKKKWMKDPKVNEAFEEMEPEFEVAHALIAARVEAGLTQEEVAKRMGTTQSVVARLEGGRTLPSIKSLYRYAEATGTKPVIHLVHG
- a CDS encoding Trm112 family protein, with amino-acid sequence MVDNKLLAILVCPLCKGPLVYDKPKQELICRADKLAYPIRDDIPVMLEDEARRVSAEELE
- a CDS encoding tetraacyldisaccharide 4'-kinase: MIRQFFETVWYDRQWYKKRPLYLLPMIVLLPVSWLFCLLVEIRRSGYRTGLVKSRRAAVPVIVVGNITVGGTGKTPLIIALASWLQQQGYRPAVISRGYGRKSTEEISRVSVNSSAEEVGDEPLLIASTTGVPVYVGVDRVTVADRAVMDQSCDLILSDDGLQHYRMGRDIEIAVIDGERRLGSRLCLPAGPLRERASRLQQVDVVVVNGDNMRLQPQPLYLLGEQSSEKISLDDITGRTVHAVAGIGNPERFFTMLRSAGIEVITHPFPDHHQYNAEELNFADGHPVVTTEKDAVKMRELNLGQGIDIWVAPVTAELDEKITQKLKQRLSNL